A single Glycine soja cultivar W05 chromosome 14, ASM419377v2, whole genome shotgun sequence DNA region contains:
- the LOC114385144 gene encoding NAD(P)H-dependent 6'-deoxychalcone synthase — MAAAIEIPTIVFPNSSAQQRMPVVGMGSAPDFTCKKDTKEAIIEAVKQGYRHFDTAAAYGSEQALGEALKEAIHLGLVSRQDLFVTSKLWVTENHPHLVLPALRKSLKTLQLEYLDLYLIHWPLSSQPGKFSFPIEVEDLLPFDVKGVWESMEECQKLGLTKAIGVSNFSVKKLQNLLSVATIRPVVDQVEMNLAWQQKKLREFCKENGIIVTAFSPLRKGASRGPNEVMENDVLKEIAEAHGKSIAQVSLRWLYEQGVTFVPKSYDKERMNQNLHIFDWALTEQDHHKISQISQSRLISGPTKPQLADLWDDQI; from the exons ATGGCTGCTGCTATTGAAATCCCCACAATAGTGTTTCCAAACTCCTCTGCCCAACAGAGGATGCCAGTGGTTGGAATGGGATCTGCCCCTGACTTCACATGCAAGAAAGACACAAAGGAGGCTATCATTGAGGCCGTGAAACAGGGTTACAGACACTTCGACACTGCTGCTGCTTATGGCTCTGAACAGGCTCTCGGTGAAGCTCTCAAGGAAGCTATCCATCTTGGCCTCGTCTCCCGCCAAGACCTCTTTGTCACTTCCAAGCTTTGGGTCACCGAAAATCATCCTCATCTTGTCCTTCCTGCTTTGCGCAAATCACTTAA AACTCTTCAACTAGAGTACTTGGACCTGTATCTCATCCACTGGCCCCTGAGTTCTCAGCCAGGGAAGTTCTCATTTCCAATTGAAGTAGAAGATCTCTTGCCTTTTGACGTGAAGGGTGTGTGGGAATCCATGGAAGAGTGCCAGAAACTTGGCCTCACCAAAGCCATTGGAGTCAGCAACTTCTCTGTCAAGAAGCTTCAGAATCTGCTCTCTGTTGCTACCATCCGTCCCGTGGTCGATCAA GTGGAGATGAACCTTGCATGGCAACAGAAGAAGCTAAGAGAGTTCTGCAAAGAAAATGGGATAATAGTGACTGCGTTCTCTCCACTGAGGAAAGGTGCGAGCAGGGGCCCAAATGAAGTGATGGAGAATGATGTGCTGAAGGAGATTGCAGAGGCTCATGGGAAATCCATAGCCCAGGTGAGTCTGAGATGGTTGTACGAACAAGGTGTGACATTTGTGCCAAAGAGCTACGATAAGGAGAGGATGAACCAGAATCTGCACATCTTTGACTGGGCATTGACTGAACAAGATCATCACAAAATAAGTCAAATCAGCCAGAGCCGTTTGATCAGCGGACCCACCAAACCACAACTCGCTGATCTCTGGGATGATCAAATATAA